One Ignavibacterium sp. DNA segment encodes these proteins:
- the ptsP gene encoding phosphoenolpyruvate--protein phosphotransferase — protein sequence MKSFREIYKSSDNKIIGIAAAPGIVIGKAFLFSKEKLEISKTPITNADEAINNFQEAIKHSKKELNKIFGFAREKMDGVRAAIFEAQLMILDDPILLEHIKKRIQNEMVQPEFVVADEISKYQELMIISHESYMKERAHDIEDIKQRIIRNLQKKRWQSKIEKNLIVVSESLTPADTLLFSRREALAFVTDHGGLTSHAAIISRSLNLPAVVGTQKATQLIKDGEQIVVDGFHGYVIINPTEVQLEFFREKQERLLILQKGLEELKNLPAKTLDGKEINIEANVDVTGEIDLVLTTGANGIGLYRTEQILNELGSFPDEKEQTDIYSKLASRMYPKILTIRAYDIGGDKFRINEYKEPNPFLGLRGIRFLLENENLFKAQIRAVLKASENKNVKFMIPMITTLEEIWQSIKLIQECKSELRKEKIKFDNQMKIGIMVEVPSAAVMAKEFSDEIDFVSIGTNDLIQYLMAVDRGNDLVSNLYQEFSPVVIRTIAHIVREAKKGKVPVSICGEMAADTLAIPLLVGLGLDSLSMSPATILNAKRIIRSFEFKKAKVLANECLQCKTEIDIQKKVQKFFEENEISRTRNII from the coding sequence ATGAAATCTTTTAGAGAAATTTATAAAAGCTCAGATAATAAAATAATTGGTATTGCCGCTGCTCCTGGAATTGTAATTGGAAAAGCTTTTTTATTTTCCAAAGAAAAGCTTGAAATAAGTAAAACCCCGATTACAAATGCTGATGAAGCAATTAATAATTTTCAGGAAGCGATAAAACATTCAAAAAAAGAACTGAACAAAATATTTGGGTTTGCCCGAGAAAAAATGGATGGAGTGCGTGCTGCAATATTCGAAGCTCAGTTAATGATTCTTGATGATCCGATTCTTTTGGAACATATTAAGAAAAGAATCCAGAATGAAATGGTGCAGCCAGAGTTTGTTGTAGCTGATGAGATTTCTAAATATCAGGAGTTGATGATTATTTCACACGAATCCTATATGAAAGAGCGCGCACATGATATTGAAGATATAAAACAAAGAATAATCCGTAATCTGCAGAAGAAACGATGGCAGTCAAAAATTGAAAAAAACCTTATTGTTGTTAGTGAATCATTAACTCCTGCTGATACTTTATTATTCTCACGGAGAGAAGCATTAGCATTTGTTACTGATCACGGCGGATTAACTTCGCACGCTGCCATTATTTCCAGATCACTTAATCTGCCGGCAGTTGTAGGAACACAAAAAGCAACTCAGCTTATAAAAGATGGTGAGCAGATCGTGGTTGATGGTTTTCATGGCTATGTAATTATCAATCCAACCGAAGTGCAGTTAGAGTTTTTCCGTGAGAAACAAGAAAGACTTTTGATACTTCAAAAAGGTTTGGAAGAATTAAAAAATTTGCCGGCTAAAACTTTAGATGGAAAGGAAATTAATATTGAAGCTAATGTTGATGTTACCGGCGAAATTGATCTGGTGCTTACAACTGGTGCAAATGGAATCGGGCTTTACCGTACAGAACAAATCTTAAATGAGCTTGGCTCATTTCCAGATGAAAAAGAGCAGACTGATATTTATTCTAAACTTGCTTCAAGAATGTATCCGAAAATTTTAACTATCCGGGCTTATGATATTGGCGGTGATAAATTCAGAATAAACGAATACAAAGAACCTAATCCTTTTCTTGGTTTACGGGGAATAAGATTTCTGCTGGAAAATGAAAATTTATTTAAAGCTCAGATCCGTGCAGTTTTAAAAGCAAGCGAAAATAAAAATGTTAAATTCATGATTCCGATGATTACAACACTTGAAGAGATTTGGCAGTCTATAAAACTGATTCAGGAATGTAAAAGCGAACTTAGAAAAGAAAAAATTAAATTCGATAATCAGATGAAAATCGGTATAATGGTAGAGGTGCCGTCTGCTGCGGTTATGGCTAAAGAATTTTCAGATGAAATTGATTTCGTTAGCATTGGAACAAATGATTTAATTCAATATTTAATGGCAGTTGACAGAGGTAATGATCTGGTTTCAAATCTGTATCAGGAATTCAGCCCTGTTGTAATTAGAACGATTGCACATATTGTAAGAGAAGCAAAAAAAGGTAAAGTTCCGGTGAGCATTTGCGGTGAAATGGCAGCCGATACACTTGCAATTCCTTTATTAGTCGGGCTGGGCTTAGATTCTTTAAGTATGAGCCCTGCTACAATTCTAAATGCTAAGAGGATTATCAGAAGTTTTGAATTTAAAAAAGCAAAAGTTCTTGCTAATGAATGTTTACAATGTAAAACTGAAATAGATATCCAAAAGAAAGTGCAGAAATTTTTTGAAGAGAATGAAATTTCAAGAACAAGGAATATTATATAA
- a CDS encoding bifunctional phosphoglucose/phosphomannose isomerase, producing MKIKEYVQKYDPQNQFDVLINSYQQIEYAWKNELSITGIDIKDINNIIVSGLGGSAISADLLRNFIADELTVPYAVNRNYNLPKYADEKTLFIASSYSGNTEETISALNEAIKSNCKIICISTGGKITEIAEANSIYNIKLLKGFQPRYALGLSFFSLLKLFQHLKLISDQSDLVEKIRLIWQQKGLLYSAEDNHAVAISKSLIGFIPVIYSVSDSTNSVGYRFKCQLNENSKLHAFHHEVPEMNHNEIIGWESYQEKIFHAKVINIKDDSYHPQTKKRFSILKELFEKAGVEIIDLKSNEDNFKVRLLDLIYLSDWISYYTGVLRGYDPSEIDNIHTLKEKLS from the coding sequence ATGAAAATTAAAGAATATGTTCAAAAGTACGATCCCCAAAATCAATTTGATGTTTTAATTAATTCTTATCAGCAAATTGAATATGCATGGAAGAATGAATTAAGCATAACCGGAATTGATATAAAAGATATAAACAATATTATCGTAAGCGGTTTAGGAGGCTCAGCAATAAGTGCAGATCTTTTAAGAAATTTTATTGCTGATGAATTGACTGTACCTTATGCGGTTAACAGAAATTATAATCTGCCAAAATATGCTGATGAGAAAACACTGTTTATTGCTTCTTCTTATTCAGGGAATACTGAGGAGACTATCTCAGCCTTGAACGAAGCAATAAAATCCAATTGTAAAATTATTTGTATTTCTACAGGCGGAAAAATTACAGAGATTGCTGAAGCTAACAGCATTTATAATATAAAACTGCTAAAAGGTTTTCAGCCAAGATATGCACTTGGATTAAGTTTCTTTTCACTTCTCAAATTATTTCAGCATTTAAAACTAATCAGCGATCAGTCAGATTTAGTAGAAAAAATCAGACTAATCTGGCAGCAAAAAGGATTACTATACTCAGCTGAAGATAATCATGCTGTTGCAATTTCTAAATCACTTATCGGATTTATTCCGGTTATCTATTCTGTATCAGATTCTACAAACTCAGTTGGCTACAGGTTTAAATGTCAGCTTAACGAGAATTCTAAACTGCATGCTTTTCATCACGAAGTGCCTGAAATGAATCACAACGAAATCATTGGTTGGGAGTCTTATCAGGAAAAGATATTTCATGCAAAGGTTATCAACATAAAAGATGATAGTTATCATCCTCAGACCAAAAAAAGATTTTCCATCCTTAAAGAGTTATTTGAAAAAGCCGGTGTAGAAATCATTGATCTGAAAAGCAATGAAGATAATTTTAAGGTCAGGCTATTGGATTTGATTTATCTTTCGGATTGGATAAGTTATTACACAGGCGTATTAAGAGGATATGATCCAAGTGAAATTGATAATATCCACACGCTTAAAGAAAAACTAAGCTGA
- a CDS encoding PQQ-binding-like beta-propeller repeat protein, which translates to MRQPLYLIILISIIFFYGCAKSLIKISFDKDENQHLMFGGSSGRNFYNPVEVSDSLIEVWNQDVYGGFNNSSVVVKDSLIFTSDLGGRIFCFDVYSGRQIGVLRSKGSVFSAPLIRNYNLVYALVIDNENKTELIIYDLFRGLELFNIEIKGRVLSEMILENDNIILCTERGEVQKITIAAKEIWSTKTNSKNYSNPALADNKILLSDINGNFIALDYQTGKIIYKNKIAGPVFSGITTKDDKAFFADNNGVVYCVDILSGKLIWNYDTGDRIISNPALDDNNLYIGNLRGNLYSINQNNGSLNWVTKLDGLIQSTPLITSSKIIAVNLNRSFSILNKLDGSIRKTIELNGRGKLSPVLYDNILIIGYDDGKLSAYEFIY; encoded by the coding sequence ATGAGACAGCCTTTATATTTAATAATACTGATTTCAATTATCTTCTTTTATGGATGCGCTAAATCATTGATAAAAATTTCCTTTGATAAAGATGAAAACCAGCATTTAATGTTTGGAGGCAGCTCCGGCAGAAATTTCTATAATCCGGTCGAAGTATCCGATTCATTGATCGAGGTATGGAATCAGGATGTTTATGGCGGTTTCAATAATTCATCGGTTGTGGTTAAAGATTCATTAATTTTTACAAGCGATCTTGGCGGAAGAATTTTTTGTTTTGATGTTTATTCAGGCAGACAAATTGGAGTTCTAAGATCAAAAGGTTCAGTCTTTTCTGCTCCGCTTATAAGAAATTACAATCTGGTTTATGCACTTGTAATTGATAACGAAAATAAAACAGAGCTGATAATTTATGATTTATTCAGGGGTTTGGAGTTGTTTAATATAGAGATTAAAGGCAGAGTTCTTTCAGAAATGATTTTGGAAAATGATAATATTATTCTTTGCACTGAAAGAGGTGAAGTTCAAAAAATTACTATCGCTGCTAAAGAAATCTGGAGCACCAAAACAAACTCAAAGAATTATTCTAATCCTGCATTAGCAGATAATAAAATACTTCTTTCGGATATAAATGGTAACTTTATCGCACTTGATTATCAGACTGGAAAAATAATTTATAAAAATAAAATTGCCGGTCCGGTTTTTTCAGGAATCACAACTAAAGATGACAAAGCATTTTTTGCTGATAATAATGGGGTTGTGTATTGTGTGGATATATTGTCAGGAAAGTTAATTTGGAATTATGATACTGGTGATAGGATAATATCAAATCCTGCTTTGGATGATAATAATCTTTATATAGGAAATCTGAGAGGAAACTTGTATTCAATTAATCAAAATAACGGCTCGTTAAACTGGGTAACAAAACTTGATGGTTTAATTCAAAGTACACCGTTGATTACAAGTAGTAAAATAATCGCAGTAAACCTGAACAGATCATTCAGTATTTTAAATAAGTTAGATGGAAGTATCAGAAAAACAATCGAGTTAAATGGAAGAGGCAAGCTTTCACCCGTGCTGTATGATAATATTTTAATAATTGGTTATGATGATGGAAAGTTATCAGCGTATGAATTTATTTATTAA
- the prmC gene encoding peptide chain release factor N(5)-glutamine methyltransferase — translation MLTVLEAIKLSTAYLEQKGVESARINAELLLAEILKCKRLELYLAFDKPLSENEVKTYREFLKKRGMRIPLQYILGYVDFYGYKLFVDQSVLIPRPETELLVEQIIKNNSGAGKLRILDIGSGCGNISIVIADKLPDSDVTGIDISEEAIAISEKNRNTLLKKNNLNFLKFDILNDNIETLGRFDLAVSNPPYISLEDYNELEPELKNYEPKISLTDNSDGLTFYKKIIFISKHLLNSGGQIYFEIGKGQHKFITEMMIENGFSNLQIIKDYSGIERIIKGELL, via the coding sequence ATGTTAACCGTTTTAGAAGCAATTAAACTTTCAACAGCATACCTCGAACAAAAGGGAGTTGAATCAGCAAGAATTAATGCTGAATTATTATTAGCTGAAATCCTTAAATGCAAAAGACTTGAGCTATACTTAGCGTTTGATAAACCATTGAGTGAGAATGAAGTAAAAACTTATCGTGAATTTTTAAAAAAGAGAGGAATGAGAATTCCTCTTCAATACATTCTGGGTTATGTTGATTTTTACGGGTATAAATTATTTGTTGACCAAAGTGTATTAATACCAAGACCTGAAACAGAATTATTGGTTGAACAAATTATTAAAAATAATTCAGGCGCAGGCAAATTAAGAATTCTTGATATCGGCAGCGGGTGCGGAAATATTTCAATTGTTATTGCTGACAAATTGCCTGACTCGGATGTAACTGGAATTGATATCAGTGAAGAAGCAATTGCTATTTCCGAGAAAAACAGAAATACATTACTTAAGAAAAACAATCTTAATTTTTTAAAGTTCGATATACTGAATGATAACATTGAAACTCTTGGCAGGTTTGATTTGGCTGTTTCAAATCCGCCATATATTTCTCTGGAAGATTATAATGAACTTGAACCGGAATTAAAAAATTATGAACCGAAAATATCTTTAACCGATAATTCAGATGGTTTGACATTTTATAAAAAGATTATTTTCATTTCAAAACATTTATTAAACTCAGGCGGACAGATTTATTTTGAAATCGGAAAAGGGCAGCATAAGTTTATTACTGAAATGATGATCGAAAATGGATTTTCAAATCTGCAGATAATAAAAGACTATTCAGGTATTGAGAGAATAATTAAAGGAGAACTTTTATGA
- the dtd gene encoding D-aminoacyl-tRNA deacylase, translated as MRAVIQRVSEGGVYIQKENYSAEISKGMVILLGIKSDDNLADTEFVADKCSSLRIFEDENEKMNLSIKDIGGEALIISQFTLYGDAQKGNRPSFIDAARPEAAIPLYEKFIERMKNNIGEEKVKAGVFGAMMNVKILNDGPVTIIIESKNNRAK; from the coding sequence ATGAGAGCAGTGATTCAAAGGGTTTCAGAAGGCGGAGTTTATATCCAAAAAGAAAATTATAGTGCCGAAATTTCAAAAGGTATGGTTATACTGCTGGGGATTAAATCAGATGACAACTTAGCCGATACAGAATTTGTTGCTGATAAATGTTCATCACTTAGGATATTTGAAGATGAAAACGAAAAGATGAATTTGTCAATAAAAGATATTGGTGGTGAAGCTCTGATTATTTCACAATTCACACTCTATGGAGATGCTCAAAAAGGAAACAGACCAAGCTTTATTGATGCAGCCCGACCTGAAGCTGCAATTCCTCTTTACGAAAAATTTATTGAACGGATGAAAAATAATATAGGTGAAGAAAAAGTTAAGGCTGGTGTGTTTGGTGCGATGATGAATGTGAAAATATTAAACGATGGACCTGTTACAATAATTATTGAATCAAAAAATAACAGAGCAAAATGA
- a CDS encoding metalloenzyme, which yields MNPVLMIFIDGVGIGKKDYQHNPFFKYGFKSFEQIFGEIPSLENKKLNKNGCCLFPIDANLGVDGLPQSGTGQVSIFCGMNAPKFVGKHFGPFPYSTTIPIIESSNIFKDYIETHKKAFFANAYPQVFFDYLNSGKTRLNVTALSAKSSGLKLNDVNDVIDGRALTAEITNERWNKNLNYKLDVISPESAAERLINIALKNDFTLYEFFLTDHLGHGRIQDEFNQIYYNLDIFLFTLLNKIRNSDLSLIICSDHGNFEDFSVKTHTNNPALGISSGKYAEKFAGEIIDLTDIKPTILKHCL from the coding sequence ATGAATCCTGTCTTAATGATATTTATTGATGGCGTTGGTATTGGAAAGAAAGATTATCAACACAATCCTTTTTTTAAATATGGATTTAAATCATTTGAACAAATATTCGGTGAGATACCTTCTCTTGAAAATAAAAAATTAAATAAGAATGGTTGCTGCTTATTTCCAATTGATGCAAATCTTGGTGTTGATGGATTGCCGCAAAGCGGTACCGGACAGGTTTCAATATTTTGCGGAATGAATGCTCCAAAGTTTGTTGGAAAACATTTTGGTCCGTTTCCGTATTCGACAACAATACCAATAATAGAAAGTTCAAATATTTTTAAAGATTATATTGAAACACATAAAAAAGCCTTTTTTGCTAATGCATATCCGCAGGTATTTTTTGATTACCTGAATTCAGGTAAAACGAGACTAAATGTAACTGCACTTTCTGCTAAGTCGAGCGGACTAAAATTAAATGATGTAAATGATGTAATTGATGGAAGAGCACTAACAGCTGAAATTACTAATGAAAGATGGAATAAAAATTTAAATTATAAACTTGATGTGATTTCTCCTGAAAGTGCTGCTGAGAGATTGATCAACATTGCATTAAAAAATGATTTTACACTGTATGAGTTTTTCCTAACTGATCATTTAGGGCATGGCAGAATTCAGGATGAGTTTAATCAGATATATTATAACCTTGATATTTTTCTCTTTACACTTTTGAATAAAATTAGGAATTCAGATTTATCTTTAATTATTTGTTCTGATCATGGAAACTTTGAAGACTTTTCAGTTAAAACTCATACCAATAATCCTGCATTAGGAATATCATCCGGTAAGTATGCTGAAAAATTTGCCGGAGAGATAATTGATCTGACTGATATCAAACCAACAATTCTTAAGCATTGCTTGTGA
- a CDS encoding DNA internalization-related competence protein ComEC/Rec2 produces MKDYPIIKFTIGFIVGIILHQFINAESWLLIIVIISFTLIYFFNKKLLSSSYNFIPLIFLYLSYIVTGLLIAELQSNEFTSVFEKYYKEKNSKLYGEVISVELAKDYEIEFKVRIDSLTLADSLYRNQELLICKLRNDSSDRKNFYESINPGNKVFLTGNYQKGREDRNPGEFNYHKYLKIKSISGIFTIYDTDSAKIVNDSRNIFKSLLFSVRKSIDTKIKELHNQETAALLRGLILADRSEISFETKTEFINTGVIHVLAVSGLHVGYILIILVFAFGRFGIYTRATLTVLALLFFMMLTGASPSVTRATIMSIVIIIAFITNRSTNLLNSVSLAAIVILLIKPDEIYNPGFQLSFSAVISIGVIYPVFQKSVNSFRIKSKLIKNIFLFAAVSLSAQIGTLPFTLAYFSKLSVIALLANLIVIPAVGIILAIGIITIITGYFFNFAAVYFAVANDLLTFVLTKIITFAGKLDFSFLWIRNYSLFDSLIYYGFLSIVLLAYYNSKKFLFKLSITLIAFASIIIYSSFDDSDFFAKNKLSVLMIDVGQGDSFLIKFPNGKTALIDAGEANPFLDNGERVIMPLLDYLGIDKIDYGFISHLDLDHYGGFISLIYSGRIKEVYRPLPDSTKKSLRLEKFLKDMRLKTNHYDKSVLEIGNTKVYILNDPYSTQYKYLSSNDKSGILKVVYGNNSFLFVGDCEYQGEYYLAANFSRILDSDVLKVGHHGSETGSSENFLKLVLPKIALISAGIKNKFDHPSEKVIDNLNRINSKILRTDHSGAVLLQSDGNEIKIINWRNN; encoded by the coding sequence GTGAAAGATTATCCAATAATAAAGTTTACTATTGGTTTTATTGTTGGAATTATATTACATCAGTTTATAAACGCTGAAAGCTGGCTTTTAATCATAGTAATAATATCGTTCACTCTGATTTATTTTTTTAACAAAAAACTTTTAAGCTCGTCTTATAATTTTATCCCCTTAATTTTTCTTTATTTATCTTATATCGTTACAGGATTACTAATTGCTGAGTTACAATCAAATGAATTTACATCAGTATTTGAAAAATATTACAAAGAAAAAAACTCAAAATTATACGGTGAAGTAATTTCTGTTGAATTAGCAAAAGACTATGAAATTGAGTTTAAAGTCAGAATTGATTCTTTGACGCTTGCTGATTCACTTTACAGAAATCAGGAGCTGCTGATTTGTAAACTAAGAAATGATTCGTCAGATAGAAAAAACTTTTACGAAAGTATAAATCCCGGTAATAAAGTTTTTCTCACTGGTAACTATCAAAAGGGCAGGGAAGACAGAAATCCTGGCGAGTTTAATTATCATAAATATTTAAAGATAAAAAGTATATCGGGGATATTTACAATATATGATACCGATAGTGCAAAGATTGTTAATGATTCGCGGAATATTTTTAAGTCATTATTATTTTCTGTCAGAAAAAGTATTGATACAAAAATTAAGGAGTTACATAATCAGGAAACAGCTGCTCTTCTCAGGGGTTTGATACTTGCTGATCGGAGTGAGATAAGCTTTGAAACAAAAACTGAATTTATTAATACGGGTGTAATTCATGTCTTAGCTGTTTCAGGTTTGCATGTTGGCTACATATTGATAATATTAGTTTTTGCTTTCGGCAGATTTGGAATTTATACAAGAGCTACTTTAACTGTTCTTGCTTTATTATTTTTTATGATGCTTACCGGTGCATCACCTTCGGTAACCCGTGCAACTATAATGTCAATTGTTATTATTATTGCTTTCATTACCAACAGAAGCACTAATCTTTTGAATTCTGTTTCATTAGCTGCGATTGTAATCTTGCTTATTAAACCTGATGAAATTTATAATCCTGGATTTCAATTATCATTTTCAGCAGTGATATCAATTGGAGTCATTTATCCTGTTTTTCAAAAGTCTGTTAATAGCTTTAGAATAAAATCAAAATTGATAAAGAATATTTTTTTATTTGCTGCTGTTTCTTTAAGTGCTCAGATCGGAACTTTGCCTTTTACACTTGCCTATTTCAGCAAGCTGTCTGTTATTGCTTTATTAGCTAATCTTATAGTCATTCCTGCAGTCGGTATCATTCTTGCGATAGGCATTATAACAATTATAACCGGATACTTTTTCAATTTTGCTGCAGTATATTTTGCAGTTGCCAACGATCTTTTAACATTTGTTTTAACAAAGATAATCACTTTTGCGGGTAAGCTTGACTTTTCATTTTTATGGATAAGAAATTATTCATTGTTTGACTCTCTGATCTATTATGGTTTCTTAAGTATTGTTCTGCTTGCTTATTATAATTCAAAAAAGTTTTTGTTTAAACTCAGCATAACATTAATTGCTTTTGCTTCAATCATAATTTATTCTTCCTTTGATGATTCAGATTTTTTTGCAAAAAATAAATTAAGTGTTTTAATGATTGATGTTGGACAGGGTGATTCTTTTTTAATAAAATTTCCAAACGGTAAAACAGCTTTAATTGATGCAGGTGAAGCAAATCCATTTTTAGATAACGGTGAACGGGTTATAATGCCTTTATTAGATTATCTGGGCATAGATAAAATTGACTATGGATTTATTTCACATTTGGATTTAGATCATTACGGCGGTTTTATCTCTTTAATTTACTCTGGCAGAATTAAAGAAGTTTATAGACCTCTGCCTGATTCTACAAAAAAATCTTTAAGGTTAGAAAAATTTCTTAAAGATATGAGATTGAAAACAAATCATTATGATAAAAGTGTTTTAGAAATAGGTAACACAAAAGTTTACATTCTCAACGATCCGTATTCAACTCAATATAAATACCTTTCAAGTAATGATAAAAGTGGAATCCTGAAAGTTGTTTATGGAAATAATTCTTTTTTATTTGTCGGGGATTGTGAATATCAGGGAGAATACTATCTTGCAGCTAATTTTTCACGGATTCTTGATTCAGATGTATTGAAAGTCGGGCATCACGGTAGTGAGACTGGTTCATCAGAGAATTTCTTAAAACTTGTTTTGCCCAAGATTGCATTGATAAGTGCCGGGATAAAAAATAAATTTGATCATCCTTCAGAAAAGGTAATTGACAACTTAAATAGGATTAATTCAAAAATATTAAGGACTGATCATTCTGGTGCAGTCTTATTACAATCAGATGGAAATGAAATTAAAATAATTAATTGGAGAAACAACTAA
- the purE gene encoding 5-(carboxyamino)imidazole ribonucleotide mutase, with translation MENNVIVGIIMGSDSDLPIMEEAIKILKEFSIGYEVKILSAHRTPEQHAEYSKSAVDRGLKVIIAAAGGAAHLPGVTAAHTTLPVIGVPIKGKSLEGMDSLLSIVQMPPGVPVATVSINGAKNAAILAVEIIALYDSTVLSQLKDYKKKIEIESLAKNDKLKF, from the coding sequence ATGGAAAATAATGTTATAGTTGGAATAATAATGGGCAGTGATTCCGATTTACCAATTATGGAAGAAGCAATTAAAATTCTTAAAGAATTCAGCATTGGTTATGAAGTAAAAATTTTATCTGCACACCGGACTCCTGAACAACACGCGGAATATTCAAAATCTGCTGTTGACAGGGGATTGAAAGTTATTATCGCTGCTGCTGGAGGTGCAGCTCATTTGCCGGGAGTAACCGCAGCCCATACAACTCTGCCTGTAATCGGTGTGCCGATTAAAGGTAAATCTTTAGAAGGAATGGATTCACTATTATCAATCGTTCAAATGCCTCCGGGAGTTCCGGTTGCAACAGTTTCAATCAATGGAGCAAAGAATGCAGCGATACTTGCCGTTGAAATAATTGCACTTTATGATAGTACTGTTTTATCTCAATTAAAAGATTACAAGAAAAAAATTGAAATTGAATCACTTGCAAAAAACGATAAATTAAAATTTTAA